The DNA window GGCGACCGACCCGGGGCTCGCGCCGCCGGGCTGCGACACGTTCTATGTGCTGTCGCCGGTGCCGAACCTGCTGAGCAAGACGAACTGGGCGACGATGCAGGAGGCTTACCGGGCGTCGGTCGCGCGGCTCCTGGAGAAGACGGTGCTGCCCGGGCTGTCGGAGGCGATCGTGACGTCGCGGCTGCTCACGCCACAGGACTTCCAGGACCGGCTGCTGTCGTTCCGAGGCGCCGCGTTCGGGGTGGAGCCGGTGCTGACGCAGAGCGCGTACTTCCGGCCCCACAACGCGAGCGAAGACGTGGAGGGGCTGTACCTGGTGGGGGCGGGGACGCACCCCGGTGCAGGGTTGCCCGGGGTGCTGTCGTCGGCGCGGGTTCTGGACTCGGTGGTACCGGATGCCTCGTCGATCGTCTGACGCCGAGGCGGACCTCGCGGCCTGCAAGGCGATCTTGCAGCAGGGGTCGAAGAGCTTCGCCGCCGCGTCGCTGCTGCTGCCCGAGCGGGTGCGGAACCCGGCGGCGGCGGTGTACGCGTTCTGCCGGGTGGCCGACGACGCGGTGGACGAGGGGGTGGGGGGCCTCGACGCGGTGCGGGCGCTGGAGGGGCGGCTGGCGCGGGCGTGCGCGGGGACGCCCGACGATGGGCCGGTGGACCGGGCGCTGGCGCGGGTGATCGAGGCGCACCAGTTGCCGCGGGTGTTCCTGGAGGCGCTGCTGGAGGGGTTCGCGTGGGACGCGGAGGGTCGGCGCTACGAGACGCTGTCGGCGCTGAACGCGTACGCGGCGCGGGTGGCAGGGGCGGTGGGGGCGGTGATGGCGACGTTGATGGGGGTGCGGTCGGCGCGGGCGCTCGCGCGGGCGTGCGATCTGGGGGTGGCAATGCAGCTCACGAACGTGGCGCGGGACGTGGGCGAGGACGCGCGGCGAGGGCGGCTGTACTTGCCCGAGGCGTGGCTGCGAGAAGCGGGG is part of the Chondromyces crocatus genome and encodes:
- a CDS encoding phytoene/squalene synthase family protein; protein product: MPRRSSDAEADLAACKAILQQGSKSFAAASLLLPERVRNPAAAVYAFCRVADDAVDEGVGGLDAVRALEGRLARACAGTPDDGPVDRALARVIEAHQLPRVFLEALLEGFAWDAEGRRYETLSALNAYAARVAGAVGAVMATLMGVRSARALARACDLGVAMQLTNVARDVGEDARRGRLYLPEAWLREAGIAPETWLSAPFFDARVGLLVARLLGTAEALYRRADAGIAMLPRDCRPAIRSASLIYGDIGRVIAAQGFDSVSGRAVTSKRRKGVLLLRALVSPTPSDPLALGAEAPALSETRFLVEAGGEP